In Bacillota bacterium, the genomic window AAAATATGAAGAGGTCATCAAAAGGTTTCATGAGATCATCGACAGTGAATATGGTAACCCGGCATTGTCAGTTGAAAGCATCGCTACAGCACTGGAAATATCGCCAACTTATATGTGCCGCCTGTGCAAGCAGCATACGCTGTCAACAATCCTGGATAGAATTATTGAGATACGAATGAAAAAAGCAAGGGAACTTTTGCAGGAAACTATGTTCTCAATAGCAGATATTGCCGAAAAAACCGGTTTTACTAATAGTTCATATTTCTATAAAACATTTAAGAAGCTCAATGGTTCTACACCTAATG contains:
- a CDS encoding helix-turn-helix transcriptional regulator, which translates into the protein MKLSRVYQDRKLYFKIFISLILCIILTMTFLSTGLYMYFENFILNQVYSDNINSLIQISRDISAMTDTAEVIDHINSWFYQIFEKIGRKLEENKNSKYEEVIKRFHEIIDSEYGNPALSVESIATALEISPTYMCRLCKQHTLSTILDRIIEIRMKKARELLQETMFSIADIAEKTGFTNSSYFYKTFKKLNGSTPNDFRKNH